One region of Choristoneura fumiferana chromosome 3, NRCan_CFum_1, whole genome shotgun sequence genomic DNA includes:
- the Top1 gene encoding DNA topoisomerase 1 isoform X2, translating to MTLINIGVKLIEFSCRFLPKSGHIVRRQLRIRRIKWEEEKKDDGTKWKFLEHKGPLFAPEYEPLPENVKFRYDGKVVRLSEGAEEVAGFYARMLDHDYTTKHTFNNNFMTDWRKVMTHEETKLIKDLSKCDFKEMQAYFQSVSEKNKNRSKEEKAALKAKNEEIQKEYGFCTIDGHKEKIGNFRIEPPGLFRGRGEHPKMGMLKRRVMPEDVLINCSKDSKIPKPPQGHKWKEVRHDNTVTWLASWTENVQGQAKYVMLNPSSKLKGEKDWQKYETARKLHKCIDKIRDTYRNDWKAKEMRVRQRAVALYFIDRLALRAGNEKDDDQADTVGCCSLRVEHIQLHKEKDDKEHVVVFDFLGKDSIRYYNEVPVEKRVFKNLELFMENKKGSDDLFDRLNTQTMNEHLKELMPGLTAKVFRTYNASITLQRQLDELTDGDASVPEKILAYNRANRAVAVLCNHQRAVPKGHSKSMEALKEKIQAKRDQVDEAEEDLRESSKAAKRGSVKEKLNYDKKKKALERLREQLKKLELQETDRDENKTIALGTSKLNYLDPRISVAWCKKHGVPLEKIYNKTQRDKFRWAIDMAGPEYVF from the exons ATGACGCTTATAAATATAGGAGTGAAGTTAATTGAATTCAGCTGTCGGTTTTTGCCAAAATCGGGTCATATTGTAAGAAGACAACTCAGGATAAGAAGAATTAA GTGGGAGGAGGAAAAGAAAGACGATGGAACAAAATGGAAGTTCTTGGAACACAAGGGTCCACTGTTCGCGCCGGAGTACGAGCCGCTGCCGGAAAACGTCAAGTTCCGATACGACGGCAAGGTGGTGCGGCTGTCCGAGGGCGCCGAGGAGGTGGCGGGCTTCTACGCGCGCATGCTCGACCACGACTACACCACCAAGCACACCTTCAACAACAACTTCATGACTGACTGGCGCAAGGTCATGACGCATGAAGAAACCAAACTCATCAAGGATCTCTCCAAATGTGATTTTAAAGAAATGCAAGCCTACTTTCAAAGTGTATCGGAAAAAAACAAGAATCGTTCGAAAGAAGAAAAAGCGGCGCTAAAAGCTAAAAACGAGGAAATTCAAAAAGAATATGGCTTCTGCACAATTGACGGTCATAAAGAAAAAATTGGCAATTTCAGGATAGAGCCTCCGGGCTTGTTCAGAGGTCGTGGTGAACACCCCAAGATGGGCATGTTGAAGCGACGTGTAATGCCTGAGGACGTGCTTATAAATTGTTCTAAGGACAGCAAAATACCGAAACCACCTCAAGGTCATAAATGGAAAGAAGTTAGACACGATAATACGGTAACGTGGTTAGCGTCGTGGACTGAAAATGTACAAGGTCAGGCAAAATATGTTATGCTGAATCCTAGTTCAAAGTTAAAAGGTGAAAAAGATTGGCAAAAATATGAAACAGCCCGTAAATTGCACAAGTGTATAGACAAAATAAGAGATACCTACAGAAATGACTGGAAGGCAAAGGAAATGAGAGTTCGTCAACGAGCTGTAGCTCTTTACTTTATTGATCGTCTTGCATTAAGAGCTGGTAATGAAAAGGATGATGATCAGGCAGACACAGTTGGTTGCTGTTCACTACGCGTGGAGCACATTCAACTACACAAAGAAAAAGATGACAAAGAACATGTAGTTGTATTTGATTTCCTGGGTAAAGATTCTATAAGGTATTATAACGAGGTACCAGTAGAAAAACGCGTATTCAAGAATCTCGAACTATTCATGGAAAACAAAAAAGGAAGTGATGACCTCTTTGACAGACTTAACACTCAGACAATGAATGAACATCTTAAAGAATTGATGCCTGGACTGACAGCTAAAGTTTTCCGTACCTATAACGCCTCTATTACATTACAAAGACAGTTAGATGAGCTTACTGATGGTGATGCATCAGTACCAGAAAAAATATTGGCCTACAATCGTGCAAACCGTGCTGTTGCCGTGCTCTGCAACCATCAGCGTGCAGTACCGAAGG GCCATTCAAAATCTATGGAAGCTCTAAAAGAGAAAATCCAAGCTAAACGCGATCAAGTGGACGAAGCAGAGGAAGACTTGCGAGAGTCGTCCAAGGCGGCCAAACGGGGATCCGTAAAAGAAAAATTGAATTATGATAAGAAGAAAAAAGCTCTCGAGCGCCTGCGGGAACAACTCAAAAAACTAGAATTGCAGGAAACTGATCGTGATGAGAACAAAACTATTGCACTTGGAACTTCAAAGCTCAACTACCTTGATCCACGAATTTCAGTAGCTTG GTGCAAGAAGCATGGTGTGCCGCTTGAGAAGATCTACAACAAGACGCAGCGCGACAAGTTCCGCTGGGCTATCGACATGGCCGGCCCCGAGTACGTCTTCTAA
- the LOC141426764 gene encoding ATPase WRNIP1-like produces MDDSVACPVCNREFKKENIEDHVNKCLFLNTQTEKGPSKRMGSGSLLKIASPKEKRIKLENNAGTIQTSMLTESAQSQHLPLSTTSNISMNGSNMENKTKNIPLAEQMRPQTLQDMVGHKESFGAGTMLRSMLEQNKIPNMILWGPPGCGKTSMANVISHICKSNNNLRFVKLSATMSGINDVKEVVKVAKNEAQFKRQTVLFMDEIHRFNKLQQDSFLPHVENGTIILIGATTENPSFSLNNALLSRCKVIVMEKLSIEDVLLILQKAVAKNKEAHLIDNIESYKHSNDSDTTKCYVERGSLRWLAEMCDGDARVALGALELALAARSGGLLMLEDIKQGIKRSHMLYDALGEEHYNTASALHKAVRAGDDNAALYWATRALHGGEDPLYLARRLVRAASEDIGLADGNALVEAVACLQGCQQIGMPECDVLLVQCAVRLARAPKSREIYNAMRRCQRSLQEAKGPIPPIPLHLRNAPTKLMKQLGYGKAYNLNSKEKSGLTYMPEGMENVNFFHDCHKDGS; encoded by the exons ATGGACGATTCTGTAGCATGTCCAGTATGTAATCGAGAGtttaagaaagaaaatattgaagatcacgtaaataaatgtttatttctcAACACACAAACAGAAAAAGGTCCATCCAAAAGAATGGGATCAGGATCCCTTTTGAAAATTGCTTCTCCAAAAGAAAAACGTATCAAGTTGGAGAATAATGCAGGTACCATCCAAACATCCATGTTAACCgag TCAGCACAGAGCCAGCACCTGCCTTTGAGTACAACCTCAAATATATCAATGAATGGTTCGAATATGGAAAATAAGACTAAGAACATACCTCTGGCTGAGCAAATGAGACCACAGACTTTACAGGATATGGTGGGCCACAAGGAGTCTTTTGGCGCAGGCACTATGCTAAGGTCTATGctggaacaaaataaaatccctaatatgattttatggggGCCACCTGGTTGTGGTAAG aCATCAATGGCAAATGTTATTTCTCATATTTGCAAGAGTAACAATAATTTGAGATTTGTGAAATTGTCTGCAACAATGTCTGGAATAAATGATGTCAAGGAAGTGGTGAAAGTTGCCAAGAATGAAGCTCAATTCAAGAGACAAACTGTTCTGTTTATGGATGAAATTCATCG gTTTAATAAATTACAGCAAGACAGTTTTTTACCTCATGTGGAGAATGGCACCATTATACTCATTGGAGCTACAACTGAAAATCCTTCATTTAGCCTCAACAATGCTCTGCTCAGTCGTTGTAAAGTTATTGTAATGGAAAAATTGTCAATTGAAGATGTGTTGCTTATACTACAGAAAGCAGTAGCGAAAAATAAAGAAGCACATCTTATAGATAACATAGAAAGCTACAAACACTCCAATGATAGTGATACAACTAA GTGTTACGTGGAGCGCGGGTCGCTGCGCTGGCTGGCGGAGATGTGCGACGGCGACGCGCGCGTGGCGCTGGGCGCGCTGGAACTGGCGCTGGCCGCGCGCTCCGGCGGCCTGCTCATGCTCGAAGACATTAAACAAGGGATTAAG CGGTCTCACATGTTGTACGACGCCCTTGGCGAGGAGCACTACAACACTGCGTCGGCGCTGCACAAGGCGGTGCGCGCCGGCGACGACAACGCGGCGCTGTACTGGGCCACGCGCGCGCTGCACGGCGGCGAGGACCCGCTCTATCTCGCGCGCCGGCTCGTAAGGGCCGCCAGCGAAGATATCg GATTAGCAGACGGAAACGCTCTGGTGGAAGCCGTGGCATGCTTACAAGGTTGCCAGCAGATTGGAATGCCAGAGTGCGATGTGCTGCTAGTGCAGTGTGCAGTGCGGTTAGCCCGGGCGCCCAAGAGCCGGGAAATATATAATGCTATGCGAAGGTGTCAACGCTCTCTCCAAGAGGCGAAAGGACCAATTCCGCCAATTCCTCTGCACTTGCGAAATGCACCGACTAAACTTATGAAACAGTTGG GTTACGGTAAAGCTTACAACCTCAATTCAAAAGAGAAATCAGGGCTAACTTATATGCCAGAAGGAATGGAAAACGTGAACTTTTTCCATGATTGCCATAAAGACGGAAGTTAG
- the Top1 gene encoding DNA topoisomerase 1 isoform X1, with protein sequence MSVENPASDNDCDSGKVNGNKSEHVNGVHNGYSSSEKHRSSHKSSSKDKHRDKDREHKSSKHSSSNRDKEKEKHSSSKSHSSSHKSSSKDKERSEKEHKDRSDKEKERSDKESSNKDKERSSKDKDRSDKDKHRSKDKHRDRDKSEKERSDRDKDKNKSSSSNGEKKSSSSSKDKEREHKSSSSSKEHKSKDRDREREKDKHRSDKDKDRHRSDKDKHSSSKDKHSKEKKSNSDKPEKIKSEPEDDPLKMEPMQLDEPELKREVKEEDSDDGYEGAVNNTASSCDYSLSQFKDEPLADLPPEEESEEDTPLLSRMAAKRRVPSDSEDDTPLTQRKKSKKKIKKESGYDEEMSEDDEPAPKKKPKSKPAKVKAKSEDDSVSPSKRKKKQDDEPEVWKWWEEEKKDDGTKWKFLEHKGPLFAPEYEPLPENVKFRYDGKVVRLSEGAEEVAGFYARMLDHDYTTKHTFNNNFMTDWRKVMTHEETKLIKDLSKCDFKEMQAYFQSVSEKNKNRSKEEKAALKAKNEEIQKEYGFCTIDGHKEKIGNFRIEPPGLFRGRGEHPKMGMLKRRVMPEDVLINCSKDSKIPKPPQGHKWKEVRHDNTVTWLASWTENVQGQAKYVMLNPSSKLKGEKDWQKYETARKLHKCIDKIRDTYRNDWKAKEMRVRQRAVALYFIDRLALRAGNEKDDDQADTVGCCSLRVEHIQLHKEKDDKEHVVVFDFLGKDSIRYYNEVPVEKRVFKNLELFMENKKGSDDLFDRLNTQTMNEHLKELMPGLTAKVFRTYNASITLQRQLDELTDGDASVPEKILAYNRANRAVAVLCNHQRAVPKGHSKSMEALKEKIQAKRDQVDEAEEDLRESSKAAKRGSVKEKLNYDKKKKALERLREQLKKLELQETDRDENKTIALGTSKLNYLDPRISVAWCKKHGVPLEKIYNKTQRDKFRWAIDMAGPEYVF encoded by the exons ATGAGTGTTGAAAACCCAGCCAGTGATAATGATTGTGACtct GGAAAGGTAAATGGTAATAAAAGTGAACACGTGAACGGCGTCCACAACGGGTATAGTAGCTCCGAGAAGCACCGCAGCAGCCACAAGTCTTCGAGCAAGGACAAGCATCGCGATAAGGACCGCGAACACAAGAGCTCTAAGCACAGCAGTTCGAACAG AGATAAAGAAAAGGAAAAGCACTCCAGCAGTAAAAGCCACAGCAGCTCTCACAAGTCCTCCAGTAAAGACAAAGAACGCAGTGAAAAAGAACATAAAGACCGCAGTGACAAGGAAAAAGAACGCAGTGACAAGGAAAGCAGCAATAAGGACAAAGAAAGAAGCAGCAAGGACAAGGATCGCAGTGATAAAGATAAACACCGTAGCAAGGACAAACACAGGGACAGAGACAAGAGTGAAAAGGAGCGGAGTGATCGGGATAAAGACAAAAACAAAAGCAGTAGCAGCAATGGCGAAAAGAAGTCTTCATCCTCTTCAAAAGATAAGGAGCGAGAGCACAAGAGCTCATCTTCATCTAAGGAGCACAAGTCGAAGGACAGAGATCGTGAAAGGGAAAAGGACAAGCATAGAagtgataaagataaagataggcACAGGAGTGACAAGGACAAACATTCAAGTTCTAAAGACAAGCACAG CAAAGAAAAGAAGAGTAACAGTGACAAACCAGAGAAAATTAAGTCTGAACCAGAGGATGATCCCCTGAAGATGGAACCAATGCAG CTGGATGAACCTGAACTGAAAAGGGAGGTGAAAGAAGAAGACAGCGACGATGGCTATGAAGGTGCCGTCAACAACACGGCTTCGTCCTGTGACTACTCTTTGTCGCAGTTTAAAGACGAGCCACTAGCAGACTTACCACCTGAAGAAGAAAGTGAAGAAGATACGCCTCTG TTGTCGCGTATGGCGGCGAAGCGTCGCGTCCCAAGTGATAGTGAGGATGACACTCCGTTGACGCAACGaaagaaatcaaaaaaaaagatcaaaaagG AATCTGGTTATGATGAGGAAATGTCAGAAGATGATGAACCAGCACCTAAAAAGAAGCCTAAATCCAAACCAGCAAAAGTAAAGGCAAAGTCTGAAGATGACAGTGTCAGCCCTAGTAAGCGGAAGAAGAAGCAAGATGACGAGCCAGAAGTCTGGAAATG GTGGGAGGAGGAAAAGAAAGACGATGGAACAAAATGGAAGTTCTTGGAACACAAGGGTCCACTGTTCGCGCCGGAGTACGAGCCGCTGCCGGAAAACGTCAAGTTCCGATACGACGGCAAGGTGGTGCGGCTGTCCGAGGGCGCCGAGGAGGTGGCGGGCTTCTACGCGCGCATGCTCGACCACGACTACACCACCAAGCACACCTTCAACAACAACTTCATGACTGACTGGCGCAAGGTCATGACGCATGAAGAAACCAAACTCATCAAGGATCTCTCCAAATGTGATTTTAAAGAAATGCAAGCCTACTTTCAAAGTGTATCGGAAAAAAACAAGAATCGTTCGAAAGAAGAAAAAGCGGCGCTAAAAGCTAAAAACGAGGAAATTCAAAAAGAATATGGCTTCTGCACAATTGACGGTCATAAAGAAAAAATTGGCAATTTCAGGATAGAGCCTCCGGGCTTGTTCAGAGGTCGTGGTGAACACCCCAAGATGGGCATGTTGAAGCGACGTGTAATGCCTGAGGACGTGCTTATAAATTGTTCTAAGGACAGCAAAATACCGAAACCACCTCAAGGTCATAAATGGAAAGAAGTTAGACACGATAATACGGTAACGTGGTTAGCGTCGTGGACTGAAAATGTACAAGGTCAGGCAAAATATGTTATGCTGAATCCTAGTTCAAAGTTAAAAGGTGAAAAAGATTGGCAAAAATATGAAACAGCCCGTAAATTGCACAAGTGTATAGACAAAATAAGAGATACCTACAGAAATGACTGGAAGGCAAAGGAAATGAGAGTTCGTCAACGAGCTGTAGCTCTTTACTTTATTGATCGTCTTGCATTAAGAGCTGGTAATGAAAAGGATGATGATCAGGCAGACACAGTTGGTTGCTGTTCACTACGCGTGGAGCACATTCAACTACACAAAGAAAAAGATGACAAAGAACATGTAGTTGTATTTGATTTCCTGGGTAAAGATTCTATAAGGTATTATAACGAGGTACCAGTAGAAAAACGCGTATTCAAGAATCTCGAACTATTCATGGAAAACAAAAAAGGAAGTGATGACCTCTTTGACAGACTTAACACTCAGACAATGAATGAACATCTTAAAGAATTGATGCCTGGACTGACAGCTAAAGTTTTCCGTACCTATAACGCCTCTATTACATTACAAAGACAGTTAGATGAGCTTACTGATGGTGATGCATCAGTACCAGAAAAAATATTGGCCTACAATCGTGCAAACCGTGCTGTTGCCGTGCTCTGCAACCATCAGCGTGCAGTACCGAAGG GCCATTCAAAATCTATGGAAGCTCTAAAAGAGAAAATCCAAGCTAAACGCGATCAAGTGGACGAAGCAGAGGAAGACTTGCGAGAGTCGTCCAAGGCGGCCAAACGGGGATCCGTAAAAGAAAAATTGAATTATGATAAGAAGAAAAAAGCTCTCGAGCGCCTGCGGGAACAACTCAAAAAACTAGAATTGCAGGAAACTGATCGTGATGAGAACAAAACTATTGCACTTGGAACTTCAAAGCTCAACTACCTTGATCCACGAATTTCAGTAGCTTG GTGCAAGAAGCATGGTGTGCCGCTTGAGAAGATCTACAACAAGACGCAGCGCGACAAGTTCCGCTGGGCTATCGACATGGCCGGCCCCGAGTACGTCTTCTAA
- the Rnmt gene encoding RNA guanine-7 methyltransferase has protein sequence MASLIGDTTEHAANRNDWKKHAGDDDQIHLENNDNALPSSLPRGEQHASVVAAHYNHLEEKGLKERFNSPIFYLRNFNNWVKSVLIQEYTDKIREKDYGRPLRVLDICCGKGGDLSKWQKARVERVVFADIAEVSVQQCQTRYEDLRRRCGRLFSAEFIAADCTKDTLRDKYRDPSINFDLVSCQFGLHYSFESITQARRMLTNISECLKPDGYFFGTIPNAYEIVSRAQKSSNNTFGNTIYCIKLLFDTKEGYPLFGAKYDFHLEGVVDCPEFLVNFQLFVKLAAEYGLELVYSAGFSDFYKDHSEKYKQLLNRIICFESYPAPPGKELIGEEADYEHAKAHWDQIKERDQRDRLGTMSRREWEAATIYMAFAFKKQKSTWDSNGKPVYKSSTEQTRSK, from the exons ATGGCCAGCTTAATAGGTGATACTACTGAGCACGCTGCGAACAGAAATGACTGGAAAAAGCACGCCGGTGACGATGATCAAATTCATTTAGAAAACAATGATAATGCTCTACCGTCTTCATTGCCACGGGGCGAACAACATGCTTCGGTAGTAGCAGCACATTACAATCACCTTGAAGAGAAGGGACTCAAAGAAAGATTTAACTCACCCATATTTTATCTTAGAAACTTTAACAACTGGGTTAAAAGTGTTCTAATACAAGAATACACTGACAAAATACGTGAAAAGGATTACGGTAGACCTTTACGAGTTCTCGATATTTGCTGTGGTAAAGGGGGTGATTTAAGTAAGTGGCAAAAGGCAAGGGTAGAGCGTGTTGTGTTTGCTGACATTGCTGAGGTGTCAGTACAGCAGTGTCAGACCCGCTACGAGGACTTGCGCCGACGCTGCGGACGTTTGTTCTCTGCAGAGTTTATTGCTGCTGATTGCACCAAAGATACTTTGAGAGATAAATACCGTGACCCATCCATAAATTTTGACCTTGTCAGCTGTCAATTTGGCCTACATTACAGTTTTGAGAGCATAACTCAAGCCCGAAGGATGCTCACCAATATATCAGAGTGCTTGAAACCTgatggttatttttttggaacaaTTCCTAATGCATATGAGATTGTGTCCCGAGCCCAGAAATCATCTAATAATACATTTGGAAACacaatttattgcataaaattGCTTTTTGATACAAAGGAAGGTTACCCACTCTTTGGAGCCAAGTACGATTTTCATTTAGAAGGTGTAGTGGATTGTCCTGAGTTCCTAGTTAATTTCCAGTTGTTTGTTAAACTGGCTGCTGAGTATGGCCTGGAACTAGTTTATAGTGCtggattttcagatttttataagGATCATtcagaaaaatacaaacaacTCTTAAATAGGATTATTTGCTTTGAAAGCTACCCAGCTCCACCTGGAAAAGAATTAATTGGAGAAGAAGCTGATTATGAGCATGCAAAAGCTCATTGGGATCAAATCAAAGAAAGGGACCAGAGAGACAGGCTTGGAACAATGAGCCGCAGGGAATGGGAAGCAGCAA CAATCTACATGGCATTTGCTTTTAAAAAACAGAAGAGCACATGGGATTCCAATGGCAAACCTGTCTACAAAAGTTCAACAGAACAAACAAGAAGTAAATGA